In the genome of Lathyrus oleraceus cultivar Zhongwan6 chromosome 4, CAAS_Psat_ZW6_1.0, whole genome shotgun sequence, the window atcattgggactcatatatgatgtttatgaCCATCCTTGAATaaatccatggttgtgctctttgtttatgagggtctcaaaccctagatatgaacttgatagatcaatggagatcacgccctacctataaaagagttaagcaaatgcaaagacatatttttggtattttggttagtgagatgataaaatacaagtatgatacaatcacatagtgcttggtgatctctcccaaaacaaatccaatgaaagaggggtaaggaggatgccaaggtatgatcccaatgctaatgcttatgatgaaattgcatgagggatcttagggtcaaaattggggtcttacagtgtgAAGAATGAAAACAAACATAAAAGCATATACACTTTCTGTAAAAAGTTTAATTTTCACACAAAAGGATCTCACggggtgtgccaatttgtttatTGTTTATCTTTGTAAACAATCACGAGTTTTAATCCACTTGAAGGATCAAATTCAAAAAATCCTAAAGGATACTGTGTTAAAAGTTTGAGAAAATGTATTACTGCTAAATGATTTTTCAATGTAAAGATTCAAAAAAGTAAATGAAAAAGTGCTTAAATGGATAAagcaaatatatatatatatatatatatatatatatatatatatatatatatatatatatatatatatatatatatatatatatatatatatatatatatatatatatatatatatatatatatatatatatatatatatatatatatatatatatatataataaaaaaattggataaaaatGATTGAATTAAGAGTGGAATGCAACTTCATACATTTCTCACAAATTCCTTATCTTAGTGACTCAGATAAATGAATTTTAAAGAGAACATAATGAATTGTGAATCCTGACTACATACTCGAAATGAGCTTATATACTAGTGCATTCTCAACTTCCAACACTGGCTGATTTCTAAACACTTAACACATGTACTACTGCATGGGCCCTCGTCTTCTAATTTATTTTTCGACGCTTGAACGGATTCAAAATGCTACTGCTATCGAAAACATCTTTAAGTCCACCCCATTTGTGGACTCAAAAATATGCCAAGTCGAAAACATTTGTTTGTTGAAAACACTTGTCTGTCGAAAGGGTCAACTTGTCGAGATTTAACATCGAAAACATGATTTAGTTATCTACACTTAGCAATTTTACATATCTTATATCATACATTTATATAAAAATAGTAAGCTAAAAATATCAAGTTAATACATGTACAATTATTTGCAAATGATCTTAGTGGCATATGATCCTgatggttttgatgatgacaaaacctAATTTTAAATGATGTTCGGCGAAGTCCTTGAGGATCTCTGGTTAAACAACCTATGTTGATGTCTTATATCAAAGAAGCTATATCAATCCTCAACAGTTAGACGAAGTCAAGTGCCATATGAAGTGTTGAATCAATGATTAATCGAACAAGGTATCTTGAAGCTTCAAGGTTATGAAAGAGAAGAAATGTGAAGCTCGCTTGGTACAATGTTTGAGTGATTAGTGTATTATAAAATTCTAAGAGTATCTCCTAAGATACTAAGGCAATTCTCATACACACTCAAATGTTTTTGAAGcctcttttttttttaataaaataacCTAAAAATGTTTTATGAGTGTGCATAATTGATTAGCTTGGTTAAACCTTTAGGAGTGATTTTGGCACTAGATAATTGATTAACACACTAATGTTAATCTATTAACTCTCTTGAGATTAGACTATGAAGATCTATCCTTGGTTCCTGAGCTCAGCCGTCAAAAACTCTATTTGGTTTGGGGAATCAACATGTGTAAAATCTCTCATATGTTGTGAAAAGGTTTATGGACATATCTTTAAAATCTCAAGAAATTAGTTAGTGAAACTCTTAAGAATAAATTATTGGGGACAAGAGTAGGCCAAGTAGTTAGGTCAAACATGTATAAATCCTGGTGCAATCTCTCTATCCCTATCTCTTTACTTTTCATCATTTAATTATTTATCTTCTCTAATTCTTTCTCTTTTATCTATTTGATACTTTACCTCTAATTATCTATTGAACTAACATAAAttgattttaagaaaatattttttttaatattaatttcAATTTTTGAACAAAAAAGTTCACAACCCCCTCTTATGTTTCGAGTCACTTAATCAACAGTTGTGACCTATCTTCCTACATATAAAGCCCATCAAATGTGCTTTAATGTGACTGCTCCTCATTTATATGATTTATGGTGATTGAAAATCATGCTCTCTCTTAATGGTGCTTGAAAGTTAGGCTTTATTTTCCAAATCCCCAATCAATATGTTCTCAATCAGCTATAAATAGGTTGTCCATCATATCTCAATCAAATATGGTTTGTGTTAGCCTTGGGCAGATGTGACTGTTAAGTCATGTTTTTATCATTTTCAATTGTTTAATTCCATCGTTTAATTTAGTATTTTGCTTAGTTTTGTTATTGCTTTACTTTCGTTTCTTGTTTCCCTTATGTTTCGGGAGTTTGAAAAGGATTAAAGGACCAAGGACACATACAAGTGAAAGAAAAGATAAACCAAAATGACGCTTGAACGTCTTGGGAAGTCTGTGCAAGTAAGAAAAGATTTCAGCACGAACCAGAGGGTATTACGGTCATACTGTAATAACCATCACAGTCGTAATGACTCAATGGTTTTTCACTTTCTAAAATTGAAATTTTGTCACGAAGTAATTGCCATTACTGATGGCCTGTAATGGTCATTACAACCGTAATGACCTTAGTGACTATTGGGATTTTGCTTTTTTGTTATTTCATTTATTGGCTTTTTGATTTCCATTCATTACATGCAGATGACTCAAGGTCTAATTACAAATTATTGCCCATCATAATGGATTAAAGGCTACATAATCATGTTGTAAATATTAGTTGAACTCTATCACAGTCTATTACATTCTGCATACTTTAGATTTCTCTGCAAAAACTCCATTTGAGCAAAACTCTGATATACTActtttaatcaattaataatTTCAAGCACTTTTATATTTCTTACTATTTATATATATTGCATGCTCTATTTACATAAGCTTAATATCATGAATGTCATGCctaaaattatatttttttgtaacTTTTATCGTGAATGAGTAGTGTCACTTAGATTCTGGATCATGAGGACTGTCTAAAAGAAGGACCTCATGTAAAGcaaaaaaatcttgaaactctGTATACAAAATTTTGTTTTACAACATCGTTTTAAAAGCATATCGAAAGCCTTTATAAAAGTAATGACAACTTCAGATATCAGTCGATGGATCAAAAGGTGAAAGTTGATATTCAGATCCAAAATAGTTTAAGCATATTCGAGAAAGTGCGTACCAATGCAAATAATAGTTCTTAACGGGTCGTGTCGCTGAATCAGACCATGTAAATAGTGATGTTCAGTGACTTAGGATACAACTGGATATACTTTAAAAGAAGATAAAACCTAagattttttattatttctttaAAAACTAAAATCTGGCAAAATAGACTAAAGGGGACTTACTTTGGTTTATCTGTATGAAAGATTGTCAAAATAGAGTAAAGGGACATTGTTTTATTTGATCTatctaaaaaataaaaatcgTTATCATTAATCTTTTATTTAATTTCTAAAACAAAAATTACCAACTAATTAAAAATCTAACGTCGTTTTAGCTGATCATCAAATACACAAAAATCTGTAATTCAAATATTCGTCAAAGAAATAATATTTTGCTGTATTAATATAATCATGCACTTGTAGCCTATCAGTGATCAACCTGACTCATTAACTGCTTTAACCTTGTGTTGTTCTTCTGAACGTATCTTCATTCAGGACGAGCTCTACTGGATTTGGTTTGAAACTGGCCCGCTCGGGGTAGCACGACCCAAGAAATTAGACATATACACAACCCCTAAAAAAATGAGCGATGTTAGAGCAAAATACTTTCCCAAGTCACATAAAAAAAGAAACATATACAATGTTTTTCTTCAACACATTTTACGACCTCGTTCGAAGATTATTAGTATATTCGAATTTCGAATATAACTACACTTCAATGATTAAAAAATTAAACAATAAAATCTGGATCATATATTTAAAGGACCTGCTTAAGTAAGTGTTACAACATCCTCTAGTGAACTAAAGTAGACATGGCATGTTACTTTCTTCACTTTTCCAACTATTTCTTATCGGTTTCCTTTGGCTTTCAAGGTACAAGTACAATAGATATGGCATTATCGAAAAGATCCATTCCAACTTCAAAACAGTAGTGCCATGTTGCCAGCTTCTAACTATGCTCCAACCTATTTACCTATTTTCTATCAAAGACAATAAGATTTTCCTAATTGTTGGCATGAATTTAAACCTTGCATTGGCTTGATCAGGGCCATAAAATACTTACACTGGATTTCAAATCTCAATGTGATCATAATATTTTTACTTTAAAAGTATACAAAAAACACAAATTTCAATAATCCCTTTCTTTTTTTTATTTGACACTATAACAAACTCACTCACTCATCACAGTATATTTACGTTTATATTATATGCATTGATCTTGAAATTTTGCAATCCCATATCTCATTTAACTAAGCCATCATTTGATGAAACTCATTGAAATCAAGAACTCCATTATGATCAACATCAAATGCATCAATCATAACCACACACTCTTCATAAGACCTTTCATCTCCAAGACGTTGCAACATTCTTTGCAACCCTTTTGGTGTAATACAATCTTCTTTCTCTTCCCACACAAACATTTCAAAAGCCTTTCTAAGATCTTTATCATCACAACTTCCTTCTTCACCTTTCATCAACTTAATGAAATCATTGAAGTCTAACAAGCTGTCGCCGTCGGCATCGAGATATTGAATCACCCTTTCAGCTTCTTCATGAGACATGTGCTCTCCAATTGACCCAAAATATGACCTTAATTCATAGGCTGAAATTTTTCCATCTCCATCACTATCAAAGTAATTGAAAACCTCTCTTAATCCCATATCATCTTCATTCTTGTTATTTTTTGGCGAgcataatgatgatgatgaattggaAGATCTTGACCTAAGTTTAAGACCTTTGTTAGAGAACCACTTAGATGGTTTTAGGATTCTAGCCATAATAATAAGTATGAAAATTGTGAAACAAAATTTCCACTTTTAATAGATAAAAAAACtattaatatattatttaaaaGGTGACTTAAAATTGCAAATAGATAGAGTCTTATAATATAGTGCAAGAGTCAAATAGGAAAATGGAGATTTATATAAGGAAATTAAGAATAGCTTTTGAGGGTGTTGCTATGAAATTGCTTAGGGGAGCAGAGCTGAATTATGGCATTAAAGATTACGTAACCTTTCTGCTCGGAAGGAAAGTGCATGGTAGTTTCCTAAGGGGTCCCAAGAAATTGATAGAACAATGTCAAGCTAATAATTATTATTAGGTGGTTTACATTTTTTCACATAAATAGAAACCTATGTACACAAATGGTAGATAAACATTATATCAATAAAATAACTTATTTTACTTACATTTTATAGATTAACATCACTTTGTAGTATTTGTTTATGCTTTTTTTCTCTCCATATTTTATCAGTTCTCAAAAGTTTTAGATCGGAAAACTCTTATTTATTCAATTCGAAAAGTTGGATAAGGTTATTCTTAGTGTAAAATAATTTGAAAACAATAAAaagttttattatttaataaataattaaatatgCAAAAATTAAATGGTATTTTGTGATTGTCGAATGTACACTTCCAAATTTTTTGTGATGAGTAGAGAAGTTGTCCCTTTTAAACATACTAAACATTCTTTGAATAAAATGTAGCACCAAAATTATATACATAATGCAATGCAATGTTAGAGAGAGAAGTATCAACCTCTCCCTCTAACCAACATTGTCAAATCCTAAACAAACTCATTCAATAACCAACCCTAACCAACTAAAAACATCCAGACACATTGATCGATGAACCATAACAATGAAGTGGTAAATTGTAACAACAAGAAGAAGACCTAGAAGAAGTGAAAACTACAAGTGGGATGCACACAATGGGGAGTAGGCATGGCAACATAATCCGTATCCGTGGGTACCCATCcgaacccgccccgaagttgacggggaaaacccgctttgactgggtttgggtttgggtttgggtttcccccgattataaaatatggggacgggtcgggtaatgggggcactagtacccaccccgaacccgcctcgtttattttattatgtacattattattattttttgacaatttagaatattaaatatgtggttaaagttttgatattttaatttaaatttattatttaaaatatttgaaatgtatgtatagaatttttttagattgttttattttattatttgtaatgtaattttattttggaaaaaataaatatttctattaaaaaaattgatttcattaaatgaatggtggcggggcggggatacccgaacccgtttgagacgggtttgggttttgattctccatccccgtttgggtttggggcggggaacGGGGATTGTTTTGGGATTCaggtttgggtttgggggaggtaaaaaccgtcTCCGACCCGCCCCGTTATCATGCCTaatggggagatgagaagagagAAAACATCACATCAAATAATACACATTAAAAGTTATGATGGACACAATCAAGCTAGGAATTTGGAGGACAGTGAAAAGACATGCACTACCATCTTATTTACCAAGATACCAGGAAAATGTAGTGCAAAGGTCATTTACCATCTCTTCACGAAACACAGAGAGATAGACGAAGTGGTACCACCAAAGAGGGACAAATGTGGGAAGAGATATGTGTTCGCTATATTCAACTATGAGGAAGAGATACTAAAATGCTATATTCAACTATGAGGaagaaataaaatagaaatttgCAGAAAATACTAAAATGCTATTTTTGGGTCTGAAACAAACTCGGATGGTTTAAAAATCCTTCCTGCATCAGTCTCCCTCACCTCTAAAGAATTTGACCCTGAGTTCTCTTCTTGATAAAGAGTCTCATCTGCTTGATATTCATGAATGTCAGCAATATTAAAATTATTACATATATCCATGGAATCCGATTATTATTGAATTTTTTTGGGTCACTTTGGACGAGTCATACTTGCTTGGTTGTAGCTTGCTGTAAGTACCAACTGGAAACCTCTCCTTTTGCAgaaactgttggtgtaagccctagaggccaatacttttggtacttgtatcgaattatttattaataataaaaagctttttatttattatgtttgtttaataaagtccatagaatagctagtccgtttaatgtatcaagtgtgacttaatcatgagatcacattaaacataaagacactattcttaaagtatctgtagtcgagctttattgtgaagtgggataactttaaagcattaagactattatgtatatagactgatgatcatatctcatggatcatggataaggagttatcaagtcttaaacataggtatgaatattaagagtaatatttatactggattaacccgctatgagaatactatatagaatgttatgtaaagtgtcataagttattctcatggtgataatggtgtataccacccttcgacctgaaaccactatggaccttagatgtagagtcgagtgccttattgttgatcaaacattgtccgtaacaggatgaccataaagacagttgatgggtactccacgaagcatgctaagggacatgagtgacctagacagaatttgtccatcctgcgtaacaggataaatgtctatgggcccaatattgaactggacaaggatgacacagtctatgtcttgtgttcaatatagacataagggcaaaagggtaattatacacataagtattatcataaaaggatttgtcagatcacatgacattttcgtgtcttgggtagcagtgatgtgttgctagataccgctcactatttattatgttaaatacgtgatttaatatgaaattctggtatcagatatgagatgtcgaaggtaatgtcacgacactaatatctgagtaaaacaaacaggataaagataaaaaaatagtaatgcaagagacacaagcaattgttaacccagttcggtgcaactcacctacgtctgggggctaccaagccaggaaggaaatccactaaatagaatcagttcaaagactctcagtacactccacaagttacagtctttttcacctaatctctacctgtatgatttctacctaagaactcttagatatgagatcccactcactccccctcaatcacaccagtgatattaaacaagaattacttatgaaaagaagacactcttcaaagacacacacttgatcttatttagcagcttcaatcaagtagacacacactcatgcttaaaagctgtgagtgacaaattacaactcaaaaatcaaaccaattcaatcatctatggatgaattgaatggcttacaagtcacacgaccacacaagacacaaacccttattctctctcaatatttcgctctgtatttcttgtgtatcaaatcaggttttccatgtcctatttatagaagcattcagctaggc includes:
- the LOC127074523 gene encoding probable calcium-binding protein CML41, with protein sequence MARILKPSKWFSNKGLKLRSRSSNSSSSLCSPKNNKNEDDMGLREVFNYFDSDGDGKISAYELRSYFGSIGEHMSHEEAERVIQYLDADGDSLLDFNDFIKLMKGEEGSCDDKDLRKAFEMFVWEEKEDCITPKGLQRMLQRLGDERSYEECVVMIDAFDVDHNGVLDFNEFHQMMA